In Paenibacillus sp. JQZ6Y-1, a genomic segment contains:
- a CDS encoding DUF4385 domain-containing protein, whose amino-acid sequence MPDKFDYDLDYPNLNLREHPELYRVGKGEQGVLMVEPYKSEILPHWRFKNPDIAKESSEKIYAMFLEYKENDDFVGMDMARKFLQMGYTRARRYTNHKGGRKYDEDGNVLPYTSDPIKAESARIFKVKWDEAKVDADYVRMKKEHQQRYGG is encoded by the coding sequence ATGCCCGACAAATTCGACTACGATCTGGACTACCCCAACCTTAATCTGCGCGAGCATCCTGAGCTGTACCGTGTGGGCAAGGGCGAGCAAGGCGTGCTGATGGTAGAGCCTTACAAAAGCGAGATTTTGCCACACTGGCGTTTTAAAAATCCAGACATCGCCAAGGAATCGTCCGAGAAAATCTACGCTATGTTTTTGGAATATAAAGAAAACGACGACTTTGTCGGTATGGATATGGCACGCAAATTCCTGCAAATGGGCTATACCCGCGCCCGTCGCTATACCAATCACAAAGGCGGTCGCAAATACGACGAGGATGGCAATGTTCTCCCCTATACGAGCGATCCGATCAAAGCGGAATCAGCACGGATTTTCAAGGTAAAATGGGATGAAGCTAAGGTAGATGCCGATTATGTACGCATGAAAAAAGAGCATCAGCAGCGCTACGGCGGCTGA
- the nagE gene encoding N-acetylglucosamine-specific PTS transporter subunit IIBC gives MLQFLQKIGRSLMLPVATLPAAAILRGFGLLNYETDIPLGSAVGGFLNHYIAPLLTAGAGAIFDNLALIFAVGIAIGMARDAVAALSAVLGYMILTSILGIIPGMMGYIPDDVKLNMGVLGGILVGLWAAYMYNRFHNIKMPDWLGFFSGKRFVPMVTAASTIVLATLVGMIWSPIQDAISVFGMWVVGLGGFGSFVFGAANRLLVPIGLHHVLNSIAWFQIGDYTNAAGEVVHGDLTRFFAGDKTAGMFMSGFFPIMMFALPGAALAFIHTARPEKRKAVAAIFISAAIASFLTGITEPLEFAFMFTAPLLYVVHALLTGLSGLIMYMLNVKLGFGFSAGLIDYLINMKLATNPLLMIPVGLAFGVVYYVLFRFLIVKFNLKTPGREDDDLAVTAVPASGNAGEVPAAAIVASDTAGDSKAAQVLTRLGGSQNIDSIDACITRLRLVVKDDRQVDDAELRKLGAAGVMRLGRGAVQVIFGTQSETLKDEIKDIMDHRGA, from the coding sequence ATGCTTCAATTTTTGCAAAAGATCGGTCGCTCGCTGATGCTGCCGGTTGCAACGTTGCCAGCCGCTGCTATTTTACGCGGATTTGGTTTGTTAAACTATGAAACGGATATTCCGCTCGGCTCGGCGGTCGGTGGATTTTTGAACCATTATATCGCGCCGCTGTTGACCGCTGGGGCAGGTGCCATTTTTGACAATCTGGCGTTGATCTTCGCGGTTGGTATCGCTATCGGGATGGCACGCGATGCGGTAGCGGCACTGTCCGCTGTACTGGGTTACATGATTTTGACTTCCATTCTGGGAATTATTCCTGGCATGATGGGCTACATACCGGATGACGTGAAGCTGAATATGGGCGTACTTGGCGGGATTCTCGTCGGTCTATGGGCAGCGTATATGTATAACCGTTTCCACAATATCAAAATGCCAGACTGGCTCGGCTTCTTCTCCGGTAAGCGTTTTGTACCGATGGTTACCGCAGCCAGCACGATTGTATTGGCAACACTGGTCGGTATGATCTGGAGTCCAATTCAGGACGCAATCTCCGTATTCGGCATGTGGGTTGTTGGTTTGGGTGGCTTTGGTTCGTTTGTATTCGGTGCAGCAAACCGCTTGCTCGTGCCGATTGGTCTGCATCACGTACTCAACTCTATTGCATGGTTCCAGATCGGCGATTACACCAATGCCGCTGGTGAAGTGGTGCATGGTGACTTGACCCGCTTCTTCGCTGGCGACAAAACGGCAGGCATGTTCATGTCCGGCTTCTTCCCGATCATGATGTTCGCGCTGCCGGGTGCGGCGCTTGCCTTTATCCATACAGCGCGTCCAGAGAAGCGCAAAGCGGTCGCCGCAATCTTTATCAGCGCAGCGATTGCCTCGTTCCTGACGGGTATTACCGAGCCGCTGGAATTTGCTTTTATGTTTACCGCACCGCTGCTGTATGTCGTACATGCACTGCTGACAGGTCTGTCCGGTCTGATCATGTACATGCTGAATGTGAAACTGGGCTTCGGCTTCTCCGCTGGTCTGATCGACTATCTGATCAACATGAAGCTGGCGACCAATCCGCTGCTTATGATTCCAGTTGGGCTTGCCTTTGGCGTTGTGTATTATGTATTGTTCCGCTTCCTGATCGTCAAATTCAACCTGAAAACACCGGGTCGCGAAGACGATGATCTGGCGGTTACCGCAGTTCCTGCTAGCGGTAATGCTGGTGAAGTTCCTGCTGCTGCGATTGTTGCATCCGACACTGCCGGAGACAGCAAAGCCGCACAGGTACTAACTCGTCTCGGTGGTTCACAAAACATCGACAGCATTGACGCTTGTATCACTCGTTTGCGTCTCGTTGTAAAGGATGACCGTCAAGTCGACGATGCCGAGCTGCGTAAATTAGGTGCAGCTGGTGTGATGCGACTCGGTCGAGGTGCCGTTCAGGTCATTTTCGGCACTCAATCCGAAACGCTGAAGGATGAGATTAAAGACATCATGGATCATCGCGGCGCTTGA
- a CDS encoding PRD domain-containing protein has product MNREQQMLQVDRVVGNNIVMATDAFTGVEYVLLGKGLGFAAKNLQELDTADERIEKRFRLEDREQMMNHPTFFEDMDAPVMEVSDRIIQLIGQRFPEQLNDKIYLALPGHIQFTVYRMRHSIEIVNPFLQETQVCFPQEYEVALEALNLMRETFALDIPEDEAGFLTYHIHSAITHVPVGQLVKMSSLLSKLQRMIEDDRQITFKQGSMNQVRLMIHLRFALERMVQGSLVDNPLIQHIREQYAEEYELAVRMKQVMEREMKLTVPEDEVCFLAMHLYRLFRTYQREE; this is encoded by the coding sequence ATGAACAGAGAACAGCAGATGTTACAGGTAGATCGGGTGGTCGGCAACAATATTGTGATGGCAACGGATGCGTTTACCGGCGTGGAGTACGTGCTGCTCGGTAAAGGTCTGGGCTTTGCTGCCAAAAACCTGCAAGAGCTGGATACAGCAGATGAACGGATTGAGAAACGATTCCGACTGGAAGATCGGGAGCAGATGATGAATCATCCGACCTTTTTTGAAGATATGGATGCACCAGTGATGGAGGTTTCTGACCGGATCATTCAGTTGATTGGACAACGGTTTCCAGAACAGTTGAATGACAAAATCTATCTGGCGCTGCCCGGTCATATTCAGTTCACCGTCTACCGGATGAGGCATAGCATTGAGATCGTGAATCCATTTTTGCAGGAAACGCAGGTGTGTTTTCCGCAGGAATACGAGGTTGCGCTAGAAGCGCTGAATCTGATGCGCGAGACGTTTGCGCTGGATATTCCAGAGGATGAAGCGGGCTTTTTGACGTATCATATCCACTCGGCGATTACGCATGTGCCAGTCGGACAACTGGTGAAAATGTCCTCGCTGCTGAGCAAATTGCAGCGCATGATCGAGGACGACCGCCAGATTACCTTCAAGCAGGGCAGCATGAATCAGGTACGCCTGATGATTCATCTGCGCTTTGCGTTGGAGCGAATGGTACAGGGTTCGTTAGTGGATAATCCGCTGATCCAGCATATTCGAGAGCAATACGCCGAGGAATACGAGCTAGCGGTACGGATGAAGCAGGTGATGGAACGAGAAATGAAGCTGACGGTGCCAGAGGATGAGGTTTGTTTTTTGGCAATGCACTTGTATCGTTTGTTCCGCACGTATCAACGTGAGGAATAG
- a CDS encoding copper amine oxidase N-terminal domain-containing protein: protein MLKKFSILFALSMSLVLGAMAPQTYASNKPVIPTILVNNQTFKSHALISYAGYAMISFRDIFTKYDMNVTWDQSKQTVTATTKDGAKSFVLTANSNTAYINGKSYDLAQSPFVQNGVLYVNLRFISESLGATVQYQKATTTISITT, encoded by the coding sequence ATGTTGAAAAAATTCTCTATACTATTCGCTTTATCCATGTCACTTGTCTTGGGAGCCATGGCGCCGCAAACCTATGCCAGTAACAAACCGGTCATTCCCACTATTCTTGTGAACAATCAGACATTCAAAAGCCATGCCCTCATTTCGTATGCTGGTTATGCGATGATTTCGTTCCGCGATATTTTCACCAAATATGATATGAATGTAACGTGGGATCAAAGCAAGCAAACCGTGACCGCTACGACCAAAGATGGGGCAAAATCATTCGTCTTAACAGCCAACTCCAATACCGCCTACATCAACGGCAAAAGCTATGATCTTGCGCAATCACCATTTGTGCAAAATGGCGTATTGTATGTGAACCTGCGATTTATCAGTGAATCGTTGGGAGCCACCGTTCAATATCAAAAAGCTACTACCACGATTTCCATCACAACTTAA
- a CDS encoding YrpD family protein, with protein sequence MRKKRTSFILALITFSCVVFPFPLSVQASQQSATKMPLDVTISNPYGVSESNIDNVLSEIKTGIEQDKAQNNQQVLSLNKITDKNTTKAIYNYIVLDSSYVYSYEESPNQNPQLNIQKVDLNSLHSIENLPTVSNNTYANTISPTSLAASNPSFVINDGIGGRQSIKQSGGYLSTMLHLPSDSQVQEEIAAYNYSGFSSGNYEADMGLLYDSTVGPGSTSKGWKPSMVVKKGTTVVSPSNLIAGYSSVQSANAYASDSDVVLYVWHNYEGKARMKITGTAICADQSCSHSQKTSLTTIMETASSSLNIADVESWKLLSTVVSSSNKGKNKAIYSSIKIDGNPVSSLKFDTPLTEKATITRDSNNTVTITVSG encoded by the coding sequence ATGAGAAAAAAAAGGACTTCGTTTATTTTGGCTTTGATAACATTTTCCTGTGTAGTATTTCCATTCCCGCTTAGTGTGCAAGCCTCTCAACAGTCAGCTACAAAAATGCCTTTAGATGTTACAATAAGCAATCCATATGGGGTCTCAGAAAGTAATATCGATAATGTTTTATCAGAAATAAAAACTGGGATTGAGCAAGATAAAGCACAAAACAATCAGCAGGTTTTATCACTCAACAAAATTACTGACAAAAATACAACCAAAGCAATATATAATTACATAGTTTTAGACTCTAGCTATGTTTACTCATATGAAGAATCGCCAAATCAAAATCCACAACTAAATATACAAAAAGTAGATCTAAATTCTTTACACAGTATAGAAAATCTTCCTACAGTTTCTAATAACACGTATGCGAATACTATTTCTCCAACTTCTCTTGCTGCCTCAAATCCTTCTTTTGTCATTAATGACGGGATAGGTGGTCGTCAAAGTATTAAGCAATCAGGTGGATATCTTTCAACCATGCTTCACCTTCCGAGTGATTCACAAGTGCAAGAAGAAATAGCTGCTTATAATTATTCAGGATTTTCTTCCGGTAATTATGAAGCAGATATGGGATTATTATATGATTCAACAGTAGGTCCTGGTTCAACTTCTAAAGGCTGGAAACCAAGTATGGTAGTTAAAAAAGGAACAACCGTTGTAAGTCCTTCAAATTTGATAGCCGGATATTCAAGTGTACAATCCGCCAACGCTTATGCTTCAGATTCTGACGTTGTTCTCTATGTATGGCATAACTATGAAGGGAAAGCTAGAATGAAGATTACAGGTACTGCTATTTGCGCTGATCAAAGTTGTTCACATTCACAAAAAACTTCTCTTACTACAATTATGGAAACAGCTAGTTCTAGTCTTAATATCGCTGATGTAGAAAGTTGGAAACTTCTTTCTACTGTGGTTTCTTCATCTAATAAAGGAAAAAACAAAGCAATTTATTCAAGTATTAAAATTGATGGAAATCCTGTATCAAGTTTAAAGTTTGATACTCCATTGACAGAGAAGGCAACAATAACAAGAGATTCAAATAATACGGTAACAATAACTGTTTCAGGTTAA
- a CDS encoding MFS transporter, with translation MEIRRNSMVLAISLGMLLNPLNSSMIAVAIPSLQQAFGLSLTAVVWIVFAFYISGAITQPIIGKSSDWIGRRRLFLLGLVIALIASLAAPFAPNFGTLVTMRIAQAIGTGMTSTVGLALIRFHVTYRREQALSMISAFQSGAAALGPFIGGVLIHWWGWSSIFYVNLPVMLVSLILAWKLLPLEAPVQRARMSLRDWLLQIDSKGVLLFAAGLLILLGSVLSGKSSTHWSTLHIIGAVVGLLLLILLVRHEWKVDKPFIPLRTFAQFPALSWINGGFMIANILFYALFFGYPSYLQQVVQLDSLHTGMMMLTLGLASVVGATLAGYGVRRYSSRSVLWLAVALMLLGTGLLLTIQIQSPLWISCVILLLFGLGSGLSTVAMQTDLMQATPESVVGVVSGLFNMARNFGGILASTLISIIAGATFTAGNFHGLSIVLLGLVALYAAVLYRYTLK, from the coding sequence ATGGAAATACGTCGTAACAGCATGGTGCTAGCGATCAGTCTGGGGATGCTGCTCAATCCGCTAAATTCATCCATGATTGCTGTCGCCATTCCTTCGCTGCAACAAGCGTTCGGACTGTCTCTAACAGCGGTTGTCTGGATTGTTTTTGCTTTTTATATTTCCGGTGCGATTACGCAGCCGATTATCGGCAAATCCAGCGATTGGATTGGGCGACGGCGATTGTTTTTGCTAGGCTTAGTGATAGCTTTAATTGCTTCGCTGGCAGCTCCGTTTGCACCTAACTTCGGGACACTTGTAACGATGCGGATTGCACAGGCAATCGGTACAGGTATGACGAGTACCGTCGGCTTGGCTCTCATTCGTTTTCATGTGACGTATAGACGGGAGCAGGCATTGTCTATGATCTCGGCATTTCAATCCGGCGCTGCTGCACTCGGACCGTTTATCGGCGGTGTGTTGATTCACTGGTGGGGATGGTCATCGATCTTCTATGTTAATTTGCCCGTTATGCTGGTCAGCCTTATACTCGCATGGAAATTGCTGCCGCTGGAAGCACCTGTGCAGCGAGCGCGTATGTCGCTGCGGGATTGGCTTTTGCAGATTGATAGCAAAGGGGTACTGTTATTTGCTGCCGGACTGCTTATTCTGCTGGGCAGTGTATTGTCCGGCAAATCCAGCACGCATTGGTCAACGCTGCATATCATCGGCGCTGTTGTCGGATTGCTGCTGCTTATCCTACTCGTACGGCATGAATGGAAGGTCGACAAGCCCTTTATTCCGCTGCGTACCTTTGCCCAATTTCCGGCACTGAGCTGGATCAATGGCGGATTTATGATTGCCAATATTTTATTTTATGCACTCTTTTTCGGTTATCCGTCCTATTTGCAGCAGGTGGTGCAGTTGGATTCGCTGCATACCGGTATGATGATGCTGACGCTCGGCTTGGCATCTGTGGTAGGCGCAACGCTAGCAGGTTATGGAGTTCGTCGTTATTCGTCGCGATCTGTACTATGGCTAGCTGTCGCATTGATGCTACTCGGTACTGGGCTGCTGCTGACGATTCAGATTCAGTCGCCGCTATGGATATCATGTGTGATTTTACTGTTATTTGGCTTGGGAAGTGGGCTGAGTACGGTGGCAATGCAGACCGATCTGATGCAAGCAACGCCGGAATCGGTCGTCGGCGTGGTGTCTGGACTGTTCAATATGGCGCGCAACTTTGGCGGGATTCTCGCTTCGACCTTGATTAGTATTATTGCAGGAGCAACATTTACAGCAGGCAATTTTCATGGGCTGTCCATTGTGCTGCTGGGGTTAGTAGCGTTGTATGCAGCGGTACTATATCGATATACTTTGAAGTGA
- a CDS encoding LysR family transcriptional regulator, producing MELLQLQYFVRVAHLEHMTEAAESLYVTQSSLSRTIRRLEESVGVPLFDRIGKKLKLNSYGQAFLPRAEQALFELEQGRQQLLDMRHPEQSSIRLAVTNASTLPQILQTFRDQYPQIPFHVQMCATGEMESLLEKGEVDIGLASLPIHHNKLEYEIVLNDPILIAIPKTHELSQKRGDVLPLEMLANEPLIGVKKGYHTRDLVDQACTKAGFVPIYVLEGNEPARLGAFIEAGIGIGFIPATGIQSDDAQNGKVWFVPSQPALMRQIVLVWRREKYISQAAQEFRRVVREHFAGLAENPTFYENNC from the coding sequence ATGGAGCTGTTGCAGCTGCAATATTTTGTTCGAGTTGCGCATCTAGAGCATATGACCGAAGCAGCGGAGAGTCTGTATGTCACGCAATCGTCGCTAAGTCGAACAATTCGGCGCTTGGAGGAGAGTGTCGGTGTACCCCTATTTGATCGAATCGGCAAAAAGCTCAAGCTAAATTCGTACGGACAAGCTTTTTTGCCGAGGGCAGAACAGGCACTATTCGAGCTAGAGCAGGGAAGGCAGCAACTGCTGGATATGCGTCATCCAGAACAATCGTCGATTCGCCTTGCGGTAACCAATGCGAGTACATTGCCGCAGATCTTGCAGACGTTTCGTGATCAGTATCCGCAGATTCCTTTTCATGTGCAGATGTGCGCGACTGGCGAGATGGAGAGCCTGCTGGAAAAGGGTGAGGTGGATATTGGCTTGGCTTCGCTACCTATCCATCACAACAAGCTAGAATATGAAATTGTTTTGAATGATCCCATCCTGATCGCTATTCCCAAGACTCACGAATTATCGCAAAAACGTGGTGATGTTTTGCCACTAGAGATGCTTGCCAATGAGCCGCTAATCGGTGTGAAAAAAGGGTATCATACGCGCGATTTGGTCGATCAAGCCTGTACAAAAGCAGGCTTCGTGCCGATATATGTATTGGAGGGCAATGAACCGGCGCGTTTGGGTGCTTTTATCGAGGCGGGCATTGGCATTGGCTTCATTCCGGCAACGGGAATTCAGTCTGACGATGCACAGAACGGCAAGGTTTGGTTTGTTCCATCTCAGCCTGCATTGATGCGCCAGATTGTATTGGTCTGGCGACGGGAAAAGTATATCTCACAGGCGGCACAGGAGTTTCGCAGAGTCGTTCGAGAGCATTTTGCAGGATTAGCAGAAAATCCAACATTTTATGAAAATAACTGTTGA
- a CDS encoding MFS transporter produces MNFKVLILTIATFTVGLIELIIGGVLPEIARDLNVSIGTAGQLITIYALVYAISGPTLLALTSKVERKALYLWSMLAFTAGGLLAFWSPNYEVLFISRMITAASGSLITTLSLTIAVKVVAPQFRARVIGIISMGISSSIVLGVPVGVLIQEALGWRVLFLAIALLTLVAMLIIALFLAPIPVEKSMPLRAQLASLKNSKILSAHLVTMLLLAGHYTMYAYLTPFLESTMHLNAYWISIVYFVFGLAAVSGGMIGGVMSDRLGSRKSMLIVTGVFALAMFVLPFSAKSVFIFPVVLFIWGALSWALSPAQQSYLIEVAPETSDIQQSFNFSALQIGIAIGSAFGGIVIKNTGAVTINAWVGAGIVVLSFLCALYSLSRPAVPASSSTVKGQTPVQSS; encoded by the coding sequence TTGAATTTTAAAGTACTGATTTTGACGATTGCCACCTTTACGGTGGGATTGATTGAATTGATTATCGGTGGTGTACTGCCAGAGATTGCTCGCGATCTGAATGTCTCCATTGGGACTGCCGGACAGCTGATCACCATCTATGCACTGGTTTATGCCATTTCGGGACCGACGCTGCTGGCGTTGACATCCAAGGTGGAGCGCAAGGCGCTGTATCTATGGTCGATGCTCGCGTTTACGGCTGGCGGATTGCTGGCATTCTGGAGCCCGAACTATGAAGTATTGTTTATCTCCCGTATGATCACGGCTGCTAGTGGCTCGTTGATCACGACATTGTCACTGACCATTGCGGTAAAAGTGGTTGCTCCGCAGTTCCGCGCTCGTGTGATCGGTATTATCTCGATGGGGATTAGCTCCTCAATCGTACTCGGCGTACCGGTCGGTGTACTGATTCAGGAAGCTCTGGGCTGGCGCGTGCTGTTTCTAGCGATTGCCTTGCTGACACTGGTTGCGATGCTGATTATCGCACTGTTCCTGGCTCCGATTCCTGTTGAAAAATCCATGCCGCTGCGTGCGCAATTGGCTTCACTGAAAAACTCCAAAATCCTCAGCGCGCATCTCGTTACGATGCTGCTGCTGGCAGGTCACTATACCATGTATGCGTATTTGACTCCATTTTTGGAAAGCACAATGCACTTGAACGCATACTGGATCAGTATCGTTTACTTCGTCTTCGGTCTTGCAGCTGTTAGCGGCGGTATGATTGGTGGCGTAATGTCCGACCGCTTAGGTAGTAGAAAAAGTATGCTGATCGTAACTGGCGTATTCGCATTGGCAATGTTCGTATTGCCATTCTCTGCGAAATCGGTCTTTATTTTCCCTGTTGTCTTGTTCATCTGGGGCGCACTGAGCTGGGCATTGTCTCCGGCACAGCAAAGCTACCTGATCGAAGTGGCACCGGAAACGTCGGATATTCAACAAAGCTTCAACTTCTCCGCTCTGCAAATCGGTATCGCTATCGGCTCTGCATTCGGCGGAATCGTGATTAAAAACACCGGTGCGGTTACGATTAACGCATGGGTTGGCGCGGGAATCGTCGTGCTGTCCTTCCTGTGTGCACTATACTCGCTGTCGCGCCCAGCCGTACCAGCATCGTCTTCGACTGTCAAAGGTCAGACACCGGTACAATCTTCGTAA
- a CDS encoding GIY-YIG nuclease family protein, whose product MNKQTRKELQEQYKQIKTYMGVIQITNTSNGKIYLHSYPNLKNKWLTLTMQLNQGRFANAELQKDWTACGEEAFQYEVLEQKETDKVTDIRWEQKQMLKRWLEKLQPYSDRGYNKLQPTDQP is encoded by the coding sequence ATGAATAAACAAACACGAAAAGAATTGCAAGAGCAGTACAAGCAGATCAAAACTTACATGGGCGTTATCCAGATTACCAACACCAGCAATGGCAAAATCTATCTACACAGCTATCCCAATCTAAAAAACAAATGGCTTACCTTAACAATGCAGCTCAATCAAGGCAGATTCGCCAATGCTGAACTGCAAAAGGATTGGACTGCTTGTGGAGAAGAAGCATTTCAATACGAGGTATTAGAGCAGAAGGAAACCGATAAAGTCACCGATATCCGCTGGGAGCAGAAACAGATGCTCAAGCGATGGCTAGAAAAGCTTCAGCCTTACAGCGATCGGGGATACAACAAACTACAGCCGACAGATCAGCCATAG